The proteins below come from a single Panicum hallii strain FIL2 chromosome 7, PHallii_v3.1, whole genome shotgun sequence genomic window:
- the LOC112899015 gene encoding two-component response regulator ORR1-like: protein MEVGRAEAAEGVTRVLVVDDSPVDRRVAQLLLSSSSCAGSFHVIAVDSAKKAMEFLGLNLMDGKGQAVDMVLTDYSMPDMTGYELLKAIKAMNLLKPIPVVVMSSENEPQRISRCLNAGAEDFIVKPLQSKDVQRIRSCSTARPNKGSAPCEAATKRTPPPPSGHHAAGGAASASGRRGHFAGVAMILHSSSAELSQYFPLLVKLVLLAYAVLCLGEILHRWSSGGGGGRSLSL from the exons ATGGAGGTTGGAagagcggaggcggcggagggggtGACGAGGGTGCTGGTGGTCGACGACTCCCCCGTCGACCGCCGGGTGGCGCAGCTCCTGCTCAGCAGCAGCTCCTGCGCCGGCTCCTTCCACG TGATCGCCGTCGACAGCgcgaagaaggccatggagTTCCTCGGCCTCAACCTCATGGACGGCAAG GGGCAGGCCGTCGACATGGTGCTCACCGACTACTCCATGCCTGACATGACCGGCTATGAGCTTCTCAAGGCCATCAAG GCGATGAACCTCCTGAAGCCGATACCAGTGGTCGTCATGTCTTCAGAGAACGAGCCCCAGCGGATCAGCAG ATGCTTGAACGCTGGCGCCGAGGACTTCATCGTGAAGCCCCTGCAGAGCAAGGACGTGCAGCGCATCCGGAGCTGCTCCACCGCCAGGCCCAACAAGGGCTCCGCGCCGTGCGAGGCCGCGACCAagaggacgccgccgccgccctccggccaccacgccgccggcggcgccgcgtCGGCATCGGGGCGGCGGGGACATTTCGCCGGAGTCGCGATG ATCCTGCACTCGTCGAGCGCGGAGCTCTCGCAGTACTTCCCGCTGCTCGTCAAGCTCGTCCTGCTGGCGTACGCCGTGCTGTGCCTGGGCGAGATCCTGCACAGATGGTcgtcaggcggcggcggcggccgctcgCTCTCCCTGTGA